A region of Nostoc sp. 'Peltigera membranacea cyanobiont' N6 DNA encodes the following proteins:
- a CDS encoding ATP-binding response regulator, whose translation MTSQSSRSDKILVVDDSPDNVFLIKTILEEEGYTISTAENGISALAELKASPCDLVLLDLMMPDMDGYEVTKHIRGEMKLPQYIPILLITAHDAPNVAHGLDLGADDFIRKPVTVDELLARVRSLLRLKHSMDERDEIARQREDFVSRLTHDLRTPLVAADRMLMLFQQGALGTLSPQMQEVIAIMARSNLNLLTMVNTLLEVYRFEAGRKSLAFQPVNLGRLLEEVTGELAPLAQDKKLSLNLDFTEESNTVMGDRLELHRLFTNLIGNAIKFTDSGSVTIRFTPQHQFTSGKPNSVEYISVEIADTGPGIRPEEQATIFERFRQGSHKSSGSGLGLYLARRIVEAHQGIILLNSELGKGSAFIVLLPTTT comes from the coding sequence ATGACTTCACAATCTTCTCGTTCTGACAAAATTCTGGTTGTTGATGACTCTCCTGATAACGTGTTTTTGATCAAAACTATTTTGGAGGAAGAAGGTTACACCATTAGCACCGCAGAAAATGGGATTTCGGCCTTGGCAGAATTGAAAGCTTCTCCTTGTGACTTGGTTCTACTGGATCTGATGATGCCAGATATGGATGGGTATGAAGTTACCAAGCACATTCGTGGGGAGATGAAATTGCCGCAATACATCCCTATATTGCTGATTACTGCCCACGATGCGCCCAATGTCGCCCACGGATTAGACTTGGGTGCTGATGATTTTATCCGCAAACCTGTAACAGTAGACGAATTGCTGGCACGAGTGCGATCGCTCCTCCGTTTGAAGCATAGTATGGATGAACGTGATGAAATTGCCCGTCAGCGAGAAGATTTTGTCTCCCGCCTCACCCACGATTTACGCACTCCCTTAGTCGCCGCCGATCGCATGTTAATGCTATTTCAACAAGGTGCGTTGGGAACATTATCACCGCAAATGCAGGAAGTAATCGCCATTATGGCCCGTAGTAATCTCAACCTGCTAACTATGGTCAATACCTTATTAGAAGTTTATCGCTTTGAAGCAGGTCGCAAAAGCTTGGCATTTCAACCAGTTAACCTGGGACGTTTGCTAGAGGAGGTGACTGGAGAATTAGCACCTCTAGCTCAAGATAAAAAACTGTCGCTAAATTTAGATTTTACTGAAGAGTCAAACACAGTGATGGGCGATCGCTTAGAATTACATCGTCTATTTACAAACCTTATCGGCAATGCAATCAAATTTACCGATTCTGGGTCTGTGACTATTCGTTTCACTCCTCAACATCAGTTCACATCTGGAAAACCCAATTCCGTTGAATATATTAGCGTTGAGATCGCAGATACTGGCCCAGGTATTCGTCCTGAAGAACAAGCCACCATATTTGAACGATTTCGCCAAGGTAGCCACAAGAGTTCTGGTAGTGGCTTAGGACTCTACCTTGCTCGTCGAATTGTCGAGGCACATCAAGGCATTATTTTGCTGAATTCTGAGTTGGGCAAAGGTAGTGCATTTATTGTCCTTTTACCCACCACAACCTGA
- a CDS encoding aldehyde dehydrogenase, which yields MITTELSNIGDIIQNQRQFFETGKTKNVTFRIEQLKNLKQAIIEHEQAIVEALKADLHKPELETYLTEIGVVKEIDYAIKHLNTWTKPKKAAVSFDFFSYSAKIYPEPLGVVLIIGPWNYPFQLIISPLVGAIAAGNCAIIKPSEIASHTSDVIAKIIAKHFDPAYIAVVEGGVEASEKLLAEKFDHIFFTGGTAIGKIIMAAAAKYLTPVTLELGGKSPCIVDSDINLEYTVRRITWGKFINAGQTCIAPDYLLVNQKIKQDLIDGLRKCLKEFYGDNPISSPDYARIISQKHFDRLVNFLKDGEVIIGGENQPSERYIAPTVIDNVSLKDSVMQEEIFGPILPIIEYTDIAEAIALINSRPKPLALYLFSQNKNLQKRVLQETSSGGVCINDTVMQVGVSSLPFGGVGDSGIGNYHGKASFDTFSHNKSVLQNSFWLDLKWRYAPYEGKLPLIKKLLG from the coding sequence ATGATTACCACTGAATTATCTAACATTGGCGATATTATCCAGAATCAGCGACAGTTTTTTGAAACTGGCAAAACTAAAAATGTCACTTTTCGCATTGAACAACTTAAAAATCTCAAGCAAGCAATAATTGAGCATGAACAAGCAATAGTCGAGGCATTAAAAGCGGATTTACATAAACCAGAATTGGAGACTTACCTTACAGAAATAGGTGTAGTTAAAGAAATTGATTATGCTATAAAACATCTCAATACCTGGACTAAGCCTAAAAAAGCAGCCGTTTCCTTTGATTTTTTTTCCTACTCAGCAAAAATTTATCCAGAACCGTTAGGGGTTGTTTTAATCATTGGCCCTTGGAACTATCCATTTCAGTTAATTATCTCACCGTTAGTCGGTGCGATCGCAGCCGGTAATTGTGCAATTATCAAACCTTCAGAAATTGCTTCTCATACCTCTGATGTCATTGCTAAGATTATTGCCAAACATTTTGATCCCGCTTATATTGCAGTGGTTGAAGGAGGCGTAGAAGCTAGTGAAAAACTACTTGCAGAAAAGTTTGACCATATCTTTTTTACTGGTGGCACAGCCATCGGCAAAATCATCATGGCAGCAGCAGCAAAATATCTCACACCAGTTACTTTAGAATTGGGTGGCAAAAGTCCTTGTATCGTAGATAGTGATATTAATCTTGAATACACTGTCAGACGAATCACTTGGGGAAAATTTATTAATGCTGGACAAACTTGTATCGCCCCTGACTATCTTTTAGTTAATCAAAAAATCAAACAAGATTTAATAGATGGGCTGAGAAAATGCCTAAAAGAGTTTTATGGTGATAATCCTATAAGCAGTCCCGATTATGCCAGGATTATTAGTCAAAAACACTTTGATAGATTGGTTAATTTTCTCAAAGATGGTGAAGTTATCATTGGTGGAGAAAATCAACCTTCAGAGCGTTATATCGCCCCCACTGTGATTGATAATGTGTCTTTGAAAGATTCTGTAATGCAGGAAGAGATTTTTGGCCCCATTTTACCCATTATTGAATATACTGACATTGCCGAAGCGATCGCGTTGATTAACTCTAGACCCAAACCCTTAGCGTTATACTTATTTTCTCAAAACAAAAATCTCCAAAAGCGAGTTTTGCAGGAAACTTCGTCTGGTGGAGTCTGTATCAATGACACAGTGATGCAGGTTGGTGTCTCGTCTTTACCATTTGGTGGAGTGGGAGATAGCGGTATTGGCAACTATCACGGCAAAGCTAGTTTTGACACTTTTTCCCATAACAAAAGTGTATTGCAAAACTCCTTCTGGCTCGATTTAAAATGGCGATACGCTCCTTATGAAGGCAAATTGCCGCTCATAAAGAAACTTTTGGGTTAA
- a CDS encoding sulfite oxidase-like oxidoreductase codes for MLGKFFQKPGKEEGERVPPGQHLAKGFPVLTYGATPQVSIEEWEFKVWGLAKPATFSWSDFMALPQHEFTADFHCVTRWSKLDVKWTGIKVTDFMGLIELDPKVAHIMEHCYGGYTTNISVEDFIREENFFAFKVFGEDLPSEHGGPMRLVVPHLYAWKSAKWINGLEFLAGEELGFWERNGYHRRGEPWAEERYSNAFGL; via the coding sequence ATGCTAGGAAAATTTTTTCAGAAACCAGGGAAAGAAGAGGGGGAACGTGTCCCTCCTGGTCAACACTTAGCTAAAGGTTTCCCCGTATTAACTTACGGCGCAACTCCCCAAGTCAGCATTGAGGAATGGGAGTTTAAAGTTTGGGGTTTGGCAAAACCTGCTACCTTTAGTTGGTCAGATTTTATGGCGCTACCTCAACACGAATTTACAGCAGACTTCCACTGTGTAACGCGCTGGTCTAAGCTTGATGTCAAATGGACTGGCATTAAAGTTACAGATTTTATGGGTCTGATTGAGCTAGACCCGAAAGTAGCCCACATTATGGAACACTGCTATGGCGGCTACACTACCAATATTTCTGTAGAAGATTTCATCCGAGAAGAAAACTTCTTTGCCTTTAAAGTCTTTGGTGAAGACCTTCCATCTGAACACGGTGGCCCGATGCGGCTAGTTGTTCCCCACCTCTACGCTTGGAAAAGTGCTAAGTGGATTAATGGTTTAGAGTTTTTAGCTGGTGAAGAACTTGGTTTTTGGGAGCGCAATGGCTACCATCGCCGTGGTGAACCTTGGGCTGAAGAGCGTTACAGCAACGCTTTCGGGTTGTAA